The following are encoded in a window of Bradyrhizobium guangdongense genomic DNA:
- the rpmB gene encoding 50S ribosomal protein L28 has protein sequence MSRRCELTAKGPLVGHKVSHSNIKTKRRFLPNLVNVTFISEALGRNVRLRVSTNAVKSVDHNGGLDAYLLKAKTDTLSPRAVELKRAIEKKVGDAPIKKAS, from the coding sequence ATGTCTCGCCGCTGCGAACTGACGGCCAAGGGCCCCCTCGTCGGCCACAAGGTCAGCCACTCCAACATCAAGACCAAGCGCCGCTTCCTGCCGAACCTGGTCAACGTGACCTTCATCTCGGAAGCGCTGGGCCGCAACGTGCGCCTGCGCGTCTCCACCAACGCGGTGAAGAGCGTCGACCACAATGGCGGCCTCGATGCCTATCTGCTGAAGGCCAAGACCGACACCCTGTCGCCTCGCGCCGTCGAGCTGAAGCGCGCCATCGAGAAGAAGGTCGGCGACGCGCCGATCAAGAAGGCCAGCTGA
- a CDS encoding DUF3108 domain-containing protein, giving the protein MAAFGGLVLVWGAHPAAAQGKLEAQYEATLSGIPVGRGAWNIDIQDEVFSAAASGGTTGILKSFAGGSGTGASQGRIVNGALVATAYQASTTTSKKTEEIHITLDKGNVKEFGIIPEPPVDPDRIVVTDAHRRGVFDPMTASLVRVPGNGDPLSPEACHGGAPIFDGRMRYELKLDFKRMETVKAEKGYHGPVVVCALYFVPVAGYIPDRPVIKYLAAQRNIEIALAPVAGTRILVPFWLKVPTPLGPAMLEATSFITTAQPPRVAKTQ; this is encoded by the coding sequence CTGGCCGCCTTTGGCGGGCTGGTGCTGGTGTGGGGGGCGCATCCGGCCGCGGCGCAGGGCAAGCTCGAGGCGCAATATGAGGCGACGCTATCAGGGATTCCGGTCGGCCGCGGCGCCTGGAACATCGACATCCAGGACGAGGTGTTCTCGGCGGCGGCCTCCGGCGGCACCACCGGCATTTTAAAGTCCTTCGCGGGCGGGTCCGGCACCGGCGCCAGCCAGGGGCGCATCGTCAACGGCGCGCTGGTCGCGACCGCCTACCAGGCTTCCACCACCACCTCGAAGAAGACCGAAGAGATCCACATCACCCTCGACAAGGGCAATGTGAAGGAGTTCGGCATCATTCCGGAGCCGCCGGTCGACCCTGACCGCATCGTCGTCACCGACGCGCATCGCCGCGGCGTGTTCGATCCGATGACGGCCTCGCTGGTGCGCGTGCCCGGCAACGGCGATCCGCTCTCGCCGGAGGCCTGCCACGGCGGCGCGCCGATCTTCGACGGCCGCATGCGCTACGAGCTCAAGCTCGATTTCAAGCGCATGGAGACGGTGAAGGCCGAGAAGGGCTATCACGGCCCGGTCGTGGTCTGCGCGCTCTATTTCGTCCCCGTCGCCGGCTACATCCCCGACCGCCCCGTGATCAAATACCTCGCGGCCCAGCGCAACATCGAGATCGCGCTCGCGCCCGTCGCCGGCACGCGCATCCTGGTTCCCTTCTGGCTGAAAGTGCCGACGCCCCTGGGGCCGGCGATGCTGGAAGCCACCAGCTTCATCACCACAGCCCAGCCACCAAGGGTGGCGAAGACGCAGTAG
- a CDS encoding helicase-related protein, protein MAFPPSPFASERVPGAGVTAVLGPTNTGKTHLAIERMLAHSSGMIGLPLRLLAREVYNKIVARVGPEAVALVTGEEKIKPKHPRYWVSTVEAMPRDLDVSFLAVDEIQIASDLERGHVFTDRILNRRGRDETLLLGAATMRPIIERLLPGVSMITRPRLSQLEFAGDRKITRQPRRTAIVAFSADEVYAIAELIKRQHGGAAVVLGSLSPRTRNAQVEMFQSGDVDYLVATDAVGMGLNLDVDHVAFASDRKFDGYQFRRLTPAEFAQVAGRAGRATRNGTFGTTGRCAPFEPELVNALQNHIFDPVKMLQWRNSKLDFSSLGALQVSLNLAPGHETLTRAPIAEDMRVLDHAARDAEVRDIAHGKAAVERLWEACQVPDYRKLSPAAHAELVTTLYGFLMQKGCVPDSWFAAQVDQADRIDGDIDTLSARIAQIRTWTFVANRPDWLRDPDRWQGITREVENKLSDALHERLTERFVDRRTSVLMRRLRENTSLNTEIGKTGEVIVEGHVIGRLDGFTFAPDAAEAGSDAKALQAAAQAVLAGEINARAEKLGNAPDDQFVLTSEGIIRWTGDAVARLSAAEDALHPRIRIISDERLTGAPREKVQARLELWLKTHIEKLLGPMFELSKAEDVTGIARGIAYQLVEALGVLERPRIANELKDLDQPSRATLRKYGVRFGAYHIYFPGILKPAARALAALLWALKQDNVDLSALSGAQHLASSGRTSFPVDKSLPRDAYRVLGYKQAGERAVRVDILERLADLIRPALAWRENSPGEKPAGAFDGRSFVVTQAMTSLTGSAGEDFASVLRALGYRMEKRPPLPPKPAAPAAAEAPATEVSAETPATDEVAAPVDAAIEAAVTVEDAPGMEPHDEPTHEEPALEAAPDAPVTPEDAPGIAPPSEESAAPAEAAAEAAAEAAPAEIAATEAAASADASAPVEAAATPAEPELVEVWRPGGRHDDRKPRHDRNRHQRHHQPRRQGGAEAGAAPAEASAASGEAAEGARPGHRPGGHRRDGGRDFRKGREGGEGGERRDDRNRSFQGKDRDKDRDRNRDNKKFGGDRDKGRDNMGRDRDKGRDRQGGPSLRPYASSANPRERDRPADPNSPFAKLAALKEQLAGRKE, encoded by the coding sequence ATGGCCTTTCCTCCCTCCCCCTTCGCTTCCGAGCGGGTGCCCGGCGCCGGCGTCACCGCGGTGCTCGGGCCGACCAACACCGGCAAGACCCATCTCGCCATCGAACGGATGCTCGCGCATTCCTCGGGCATGATCGGCCTGCCGCTGCGCCTGCTCGCGCGCGAGGTCTACAACAAGATCGTCGCCCGCGTCGGACCGGAGGCCGTCGCGCTGGTGACCGGCGAGGAGAAGATCAAGCCGAAGCACCCGCGCTACTGGGTCTCGACCGTCGAGGCGATGCCGCGCGACCTCGATGTCTCGTTCCTCGCGGTCGACGAGATCCAGATCGCTTCCGATCTCGAACGCGGCCACGTCTTCACCGACCGCATCCTCAACCGCCGCGGCCGCGACGAGACGCTGCTCTTGGGCGCCGCCACCATGCGCCCGATCATCGAGCGGCTGCTGCCGGGCGTGTCGATGATCACGCGTCCCCGGCTGTCGCAGCTCGAATTCGCCGGCGACCGCAAGATCACCCGCCAGCCGCGTCGGACCGCGATCGTCGCGTTCTCGGCCGACGAGGTCTACGCCATCGCCGAGCTGATCAAGCGCCAGCATGGCGGCGCTGCCGTGGTGCTGGGCTCGCTTTCGCCGCGCACGCGCAATGCGCAGGTCGAGATGTTCCAGAGCGGCGATGTCGATTATCTCGTCGCCACCGACGCCGTCGGCATGGGCCTCAATCTCGACGTCGACCACGTTGCGTTTGCCTCCGATCGCAAGTTCGACGGCTATCAGTTCCGCAGGCTCACGCCGGCCGAGTTCGCGCAAGTCGCCGGCCGCGCCGGCCGCGCCACGCGCAACGGCACCTTCGGCACCACGGGCCGCTGTGCCCCGTTTGAGCCCGAGCTGGTGAATGCGCTCCAGAACCACATCTTCGATCCCGTGAAGATGCTGCAATGGCGCAACTCGAAGCTGGATTTCTCCTCGCTCGGTGCGCTGCAGGTCTCGCTGAACCTCGCTCCCGGCCACGAGACGCTGACGCGGGCGCCGATCGCCGAAGACATGCGCGTGCTCGACCACGCCGCCCGCGACGCCGAGGTGCGCGATATCGCGCACGGCAAGGCCGCCGTGGAGCGGCTCTGGGAGGCCTGCCAGGTCCCCGATTACCGGAAGCTGTCGCCGGCCGCCCATGCCGAGCTGGTGACGACGCTCTACGGCTTTCTGATGCAGAAGGGCTGCGTCCCCGATTCCTGGTTCGCCGCCCAGGTCGACCAGGCCGACCGCATCGACGGCGATATCGACACGCTGTCGGCCCGGATCGCGCAGATCCGCACCTGGACCTTCGTCGCCAACCGCCCGGACTGGCTGAGAGACCCCGATCGCTGGCAGGGGATCACGCGGGAGGTCGAAAATAAATTATCGGATGCGCTCCATGAACGCTTGACTGAGCGTTTCGTTGATCGCCGGACCAGTGTATTGATGCGCCGCCTGCGGGAGAACACGAGCTTGAATACGGAAATCGGCAAGACCGGCGAAGTGATCGTCGAAGGCCATGTCATCGGCCGCCTCGATGGCTTCACCTTTGCACCGGATGCGGCGGAAGCCGGCTCGGATGCGAAAGCCTTGCAGGCTGCCGCGCAAGCGGTGCTCGCCGGCGAGATCAACGCGCGCGCCGAAAAACTGGGCAACGCGCCGGACGATCAGTTCGTGCTCACCTCGGAAGGCATCATCCGCTGGACCGGCGATGCCGTGGCGCGGCTGTCGGCGGCGGAGGACGCGCTGCATCCGCGCATCCGCATCATCTCGGACGAGCGCTTGACGGGCGCGCCGCGCGAAAAAGTGCAGGCGCGGCTCGAGCTCTGGCTCAAGACCCATATCGAGAAGCTGCTCGGGCCGATGTTCGAGCTCAGCAAGGCCGAGGACGTCACCGGCATTGCCCGCGGCATCGCCTATCAGCTGGTCGAGGCGCTCGGCGTGCTCGAGCGGCCCAGAATCGCGAACGAGCTGAAGGATCTCGATCAGCCCTCGCGCGCGACGCTGCGTAAGTACGGCGTGCGCTTTGGTGCCTATCACATCTATTTCCCCGGCATCCTGAAGCCCGCCGCGCGTGCGCTCGCCGCGCTGTTGTGGGCGCTGAAGCAGGACAATGTCGATCTGTCGGCGCTGTCAGGCGCGCAGCATCTGGCTTCATCCGGCCGCACGTCCTTCCCGGTCGACAAGAGCCTGCCGCGCGATGCCTATCGCGTGCTCGGCTATAAGCAGGCCGGCGAGCGCGCCGTTCGCGTCGACATCCTGGAGCGCCTTGCCGATCTGATCCGTCCCGCTTTGGCCTGGCGCGAAAATTCGCCCGGCGAAAAGCCCGCCGGCGCGTTCGATGGCCGCAGCTTTGTCGTGACCCAGGCGATGACCTCGCTCACCGGCTCCGCCGGCGAGGATTTTGCCTCGGTGCTGCGCGCGCTCGGCTATCGCATGGAGAAGCGCCCGCCGCTGCCGCCCAAGCCCGCCGCGCCTGCTGCTGCGGAGGCGCCGGCCACAGAGGTTTCCGCCGAGACGCCTGCGACCGACGAAGTCGCAGCGCCCGTCGATGCCGCGATCGAAGCCGCCGTCACCGTCGAAGACGCGCCCGGTATGGAGCCGCACGACGAGCCCACTCACGAAGAGCCGGCGCTCGAAGCTGCGCCAGACGCGCCCGTCACGCCCGAAGATGCCCCCGGCATCGCGCCGCCGTCGGAAGAATCTGCTGCACCCGCCGAGGCTGCTGCCGAGGCTGCCGCTGAAGCCGCTCCGGCCGAGATCGCTGCAACGGAAGCTGCTGCCTCTGCCGATGCCTCCGCTCCGGTCGAAGCCGCTGCGACGCCCGCAGAGCCCGAGCTCGTCGAGGTCTGGCGCCCCGGGGGCCGTCACGACGACCGCAAGCCGCGCCACGATCGCAACCGCCATCAGCGTCACCATCAACCGCGCCGGCAGGGCGGAGCCGAAGCTGGCGCCGCTCCGGCCGAGGCGAGCGCTGCGTCCGGCGAAGCGGCTGAAGGTGCCAGGCCGGGCCATCGTCCCGGCGGTCATCGCCGCGACGGCGGCCGAGACTTCCGCAAGGGCCGTGAAGGCGGCGAGGGCGGAGAGCGCCGCGACGACCGCAATCGCAGCTTCCAGGGCAAGGACCGCGACAAGGATCGCGATCGCAACCGCGACAACAAGAAGTTCGGCGGCGATCGTGACAAGGGTCGCGACAACATGGGCCGCGATCGCGACAAGGGGCGCGACCGCCAGGGTGGTCCGTCGCTGCGTCCCTACGCCTCGAGCGCCAATCCGCGTGAGCGCGATCGTCCGGCAGATCCGAACTCGCCGTTCGCGAAGCTCGCCGCGCTGAAAGAACAGCTCGCCGGTCGGAAGGAGTAA
- a CDS encoding S4 domain-containing protein gives MVKARTSAAELVESGHVRINGTRETSPGHAIKIGDVITIALDRTVRVLKVIDFNERRGDAASARVLYEELGDVKRN, from the coding sequence GTGGTGAAGGCGCGCACCTCCGCCGCTGAGCTCGTCGAGTCCGGTCACGTCCGCATCAACGGCACGCGCGAGACATCGCCGGGCCACGCGATCAAGATCGGCGATGTCATCACTATCGCCCTCGACCGCACCGTGCGCGTGCTGAAGGTGATTGATTTCAACGAGCGGCGTGGCGATGCCGCCTCGGCGCGCGTGCTCTATGAGGAGCTCGGCGACGTAAAGCGCAATTAA
- the fdxA gene encoding ferredoxin FdxA, with amino-acid sequence MTYVVTENCIKCKYTDCVEVCPVDCFYEGDNMLVIHPDECIDCGVCEPECPADAIKPDTEPGLEKWLEVNAEYAKSWPNITQKKESPEDAKEFDGMEGKFEKYFSPKPGSGD; translated from the coding sequence ATGACTTACGTCGTCACTGAAAACTGCATCAAGTGCAAGTACACCGACTGCGTCGAGGTCTGCCCGGTCGATTGTTTCTACGAGGGTGACAACATGCTTGTCATCCACCCGGACGAGTGCATCGACTGCGGCGTGTGCGAGCCGGAATGTCCCGCAGATGCCATCAAGCCAGACACCGAACCGGGGCTCGAAAAGTGGCTCGAGGTCAATGCGGAATACGCCAAGAGCTGGCCGAACATCACCCAGAAGAAAGAATCACCTGAAGACGCGAAGGAATTCGACGGGATGGAAGGGAAGTTCGAGAAATATTTTTCTCCGAAACCCGGCTCCGGAGACTAA
- a CDS encoding CarD family transcriptional regulator, producing MPNKTAKPAAKATVAKPAAAKPAAVKAHPAKPVAPKAPVAAAPAKAPVAAAKPAVKPAASAPKVEEKKVVTQRQGFKANEFVVYPAHGVGQILAIEEQEIAGAKLELFVINFIKDKMTLRVPTAKVANVGMRKLSEPALVKKALETLKGRARVKRTMWSRRAQEYEAKINSGDIVAIAEVVRDLYRSESQPEQSYSERQLYEAALDRLSREIAVVQHSTETEAVKEIEAQLAKSPRRANAKAEAADGEGETDAEGDTDDTDGDDTTVADEAA from the coding sequence ATGCCTAACAAGACTGCCAAACCGGCCGCGAAAGCGACCGTTGCCAAGCCTGCTGCTGCCAAGCCCGCTGCTGTTAAGGCTCACCCTGCCAAGCCCGTTGCTCCGAAGGCTCCCGTTGCCGCCGCCCCCGCCAAGGCTCCCGTTGCTGCTGCCAAGCCGGCCGTGAAGCCCGCCGCCAGCGCGCCGAAGGTCGAGGAAAAGAAGGTCGTGACCCAGCGTCAGGGCTTCAAGGCCAATGAATTCGTCGTCTATCCCGCTCACGGCGTCGGCCAGATCCTGGCCATTGAGGAGCAGGAGATCGCCGGTGCGAAGCTCGAGCTGTTCGTCATCAACTTCATCAAGGACAAGATGACGCTGCGCGTTCCGACCGCCAAGGTTGCCAATGTCGGCATGCGCAAGCTGTCCGAGCCCGCCCTGGTGAAGAAGGCGCTCGAGACGCTGAAGGGCCGCGCCCGCGTCAAGCGCACCATGTGGTCGCGCCGCGCCCAGGAATACGAAGCGAAGATCAATTCGGGCGACATCGTCGCGATCGCGGAAGTCGTGCGCGACCTCTATCGCTCGGAGTCGCAGCCGGAGCAGTCGTACTCCGAACGCCAGCTCTATGAAGCGGCGCTGGATCGTCTCTCCCGCGAGATCGCGGTGGTGCAGCACTCGACCGAGACCGAAGCGGTCAAGGAGATCGAGGCCCAGCTCGCCAAGAGCCCGCGCCGCGCCAACGCCAAGGCGGAAGCCGCCGACGGCGAGGGCGAGACGGACGCCGAGGGCGATACCGACGATACCGATGGCGACGACACCACCGTCGCCGACGAGGCCGCGTAA
- a CDS encoding response regulator transcription factor, producing the protein MTPDRSLIVVEDDEGFARTLKRSFERRGYEVVLAASIEEVRKVLEGRSFGYAVVDLKLGGASGLACVELLHTHDEDMLIVVLTGFASISTAVEAIKLGACHYLAKPSNTDDIEAAFTKAEGNAEVALDVRPTSIKTLEWERIHQTLIETDFNISEAARRLGMHRRTLARKLEKRPLK; encoded by the coding sequence TTGACGCCTGATCGTTCGCTCATCGTCGTCGAGGACGACGAAGGCTTTGCGCGCACGCTGAAGCGCTCGTTCGAGCGCCGCGGCTACGAGGTCGTGCTGGCCGCCTCGATCGAGGAGGTCCGGAAAGTCCTGGAGGGGAGATCCTTCGGCTACGCTGTCGTCGACCTCAAGCTCGGCGGCGCCTCGGGGCTCGCCTGCGTCGAGCTGCTGCATACCCACGACGAAGACATGCTGATCGTGGTGCTGACGGGCTTTGCCAGCATCTCGACCGCCGTCGAGGCCATCAAGTTAGGCGCCTGCCATTACCTCGCCAAGCCCTCCAATACCGACGACATCGAGGCCGCCTTCACCAAGGCCGAGGGCAATGCCGAGGTCGCGCTCGACGTGCGGCCGACCTCGATCAAGACGCTGGAATGGGAGCGCATCCACCAGACCCTGATCGAGACGGATTTCAACATCTCGGAAGCGGCGAGGCGCCTCGGGATGCACCGGCGCACGCTGGCGCGGAAGCTCGAGAAGCGGCCGCTCAAATAG
- a CDS encoding ATP-binding protein, translating to MLERSSNRPDDGKNYGGPAVTLQSQADARSELIGAAPTDDETNRKNMALLIQLRWTAVVGQIVTIGGAHFWLGIPLPLTRMGAVIGALVLLNVSSLIWVRHRATITSNELLVALMLDVAALTAQLYLSGGATNPFTSLFLLQVTLGAVLLDARSTWSLVALSCASFVWLTIAYRPLDLPPNPLSEIYTLTVTGMLLGFVLNAVLLVVFVTRINRNLRERDAHLAALRQHAAEQDHIVRMGLLASGAAHELGTPLASLSVILSDWRRMPDLVADQELAEDLTEMETSLQRCKSIVTGILVSAGEARGEGSSPTTVTAFVTALVEEWRDARSARTLYFVNTFGEDVAIVSDIALKQVIFNVLDNAYEVSREWVELMAEREGDNLVLSISDRGPGFAQEMLAQLGKPYQSSKGRAGGGLGLFLVVNVVRKLGGSVTAENHRKRGATVRLTLPLATLAIGGSFDA from the coding sequence ATGCTGGAACGATCGTCGAATCGACCTGACGACGGGAAAAATTACGGCGGCCCGGCCGTCACGCTGCAATCGCAGGCGGACGCTCGCAGCGAGCTGATCGGCGCTGCGCCGACCGACGACGAGACCAACCGCAAGAACATGGCGCTGCTGATCCAGCTGCGCTGGACGGCGGTGGTCGGCCAGATCGTGACCATCGGCGGCGCGCATTTCTGGCTCGGTATTCCCTTGCCCCTGACCCGCATGGGCGCGGTGATTGGCGCGCTGGTGCTGCTGAATGTCTCGAGCCTGATCTGGGTGCGGCATCGCGCCACGATCACCAGCAACGAGCTGCTGGTCGCGCTGATGCTCGATGTCGCCGCGCTGACCGCGCAGCTTTACCTGAGCGGCGGCGCCACCAATCCCTTCACCTCGCTGTTCCTGCTCCAGGTCACGCTCGGCGCGGTGCTGCTCGATGCCCGTTCCACCTGGTCGCTGGTGGCGCTGAGCTGCGCGAGCTTCGTGTGGCTGACCATAGCCTATCGGCCGCTCGACCTGCCACCGAATCCGCTGAGTGAGATCTACACGCTGACCGTCACCGGCATGCTGCTGGGCTTCGTCCTCAATGCCGTTTTGCTCGTCGTGTTCGTCACCCGCATCAATAGAAATTTGCGCGAGCGCGACGCGCATCTGGCAGCACTGCGCCAGCATGCCGCCGAGCAGGATCACATCGTCCGCATGGGCCTGCTCGCCTCTGGCGCCGCCCATGAGCTCGGCACGCCGCTCGCCTCGCTCTCCGTCATCCTCAGCGACTGGCGACGCATGCCCGATCTGGTCGCCGATCAGGAGCTTGCCGAGGACCTGACGGAGATGGAAACCTCGCTGCAGCGCTGCAAGTCCATCGTGACCGGGATCCTGGTTTCGGCGGGGGAAGCGCGCGGCGAAGGATCGTCGCCGACGACGGTGACGGCCTTCGTCACCGCACTGGTCGAGGAATGGCGCGACGCCCGCTCCGCCCGCACGCTGTATTTCGTCAACACGTTTGGCGAGGACGTCGCGATCGTCTCCGACATCGCACTGAAGCAGGTGATCTTCAACGTGCTCGACAATGCCTACGAGGTCTCACGCGAATGGGTCGAGCTGATGGCCGAGCGCGAAGGCGACAACCTCGTGCTCTCGATCAGCGATCGCGGCCCGGGCTTTGCGCAGGAAATGCTGGCACAGCTCGGAAAGCCTTATCAGTCCAGCAAGGGCCGCGCCGGCGGGGGGCTCGGCCTGTTCCTGGTGGTGAACGTGGTACGCAAGCTGGGCGGCAGCGTGACCGCCGAGAACCACAGGAAACGCGGCGCGACCGTCCGCCTGACGCTGCCACTCGCGACGCTCGCGATCGGAGGCAGCTTTGACGCCTGA
- a CDS encoding SURF1 family protein, whose protein sequence is MSDPVGPEDNDTRSPAKAARPSLWLTALSLTAFVVLIGLGVWQVERRAWRLALIDRVEQRVHAPAQPIPSPATWPAVSAANDEYRHVSVSGRFLHDRETLVQAVTEEGPGYWVLTPLKRSDGITILINRGFVPSERREPSTRQAGNPDGTVEITGLLRITEPKGGFLRDNVPQHNRWYSRDVTAIAAARDLRNVAPFFVDADAGSQSAGGPIGGLTVIRFPNNHLIYALTWFALALLLAGRLFVTFRGGLFRRKIALNGFVHEPAGGLDGPARRTGSDAGTIVEST, encoded by the coding sequence GTGAGCGATCCGGTCGGACCAGAGGATAACGATACGCGCAGCCCGGCAAAGGCTGCGCGCCCGTCCCTGTGGCTCACGGCTCTCTCCCTCACCGCTTTTGTTGTTCTGATAGGCCTCGGCGTCTGGCAGGTCGAGCGCCGCGCCTGGAGGCTGGCGCTGATCGACCGGGTCGAGCAGCGCGTCCATGCACCGGCCCAACCGATCCCCTCGCCGGCGACGTGGCCCGCCGTCTCCGCCGCAAACGACGAATACCGCCATGTCAGCGTCTCCGGCCGTTTCCTGCACGACCGCGAGACCCTGGTGCAGGCCGTCACCGAGGAAGGCCCCGGCTATTGGGTGCTGACACCGCTGAAGCGCAGCGATGGCATAACCATCCTGATCAACCGTGGCTTCGTACCTTCGGAGCGGCGCGAGCCGTCGACGCGGCAGGCCGGCAATCCGGATGGCACCGTCGAGATCACGGGTCTGCTGCGCATCACCGAGCCAAAAGGCGGATTCCTCAGGGACAACGTGCCTCAGCACAACCGCTGGTACTCGCGGGATGTCACCGCGATCGCGGCCGCGCGCGACCTTCGGAACGTCGCGCCCTTCTTCGTCGATGCGGACGCCGGATCACAATCCGCTGGCGGTCCGATCGGCGGATTGACCGTGATCCGCTTTCCCAATAACCACCTGATCTACGCTTTGACGTGGTTTGCCTTGGCTTTATTGCTGGCCGGTAGACTCTTCGTCACCTTCCGCGGCGGGCTGTTCCGCCGCAAGATAGCCTTGAACGGCTTCGTCCACGAACCGGCCGGCGGCCTCGATGGCCCCGCCCGCAGGACGGGATCAGATGCTGGAACGATCGTCGAATCGACCTGA
- the cyoD gene encoding cytochrome o ubiquinol oxidase subunit IV — protein MSTDTHAAGAHDHHHDDGHAHSTFSGYMLGFVLSVVLTAIPFWLVMSGTLPSKQITALVIMAFAVVQIVVHMIYFLHMNTKSENGWSMMALIFTIVMVVIALSGSLWVMNHLNSNMMPIHEMTGMK, from the coding sequence ATGAGCACCGATACCCACGCAGCCGGCGCGCACGACCATCATCACGACGACGGCCACGCCCACAGCACGTTCTCGGGCTACATGCTCGGCTTCGTGCTCTCGGTGGTGCTCACCGCGATCCCGTTCTGGCTGGTGATGAGCGGCACGCTGCCGAGCAAGCAGATCACCGCGCTGGTCATCATGGCGTTCGCGGTCGTGCAGATCGTCGTGCACATGATCTATTTCCTGCACATGAACACCAAGTCCGAGAACGGCTGGAGCATGATGGCGCTGATCTTCACCATCGTAATGGTGGTGATCGCGCTGTCCGGGTCGCTGTGGGTGATGAACCACCTCAACAGCAACATGATGCCGATCCACGAGATGACAGGCATGAAGTGA
- the cyoC gene encoding cytochrome o ubiquinol oxidase subunit III codes for MTVAVNPSQTGEPVFYLADEHPHPEGYSTSLGFWIYLMSDCLIFAMLFAAFGVLGANYAAGPAPKDLFDLDLVAVNTSMLLLSSITYGFAMLTMQQNKIAQTQMWLLITGLFGAAFIGIELTEFAHMIHEGATPQRSAFLSAFFTLVGTHGLHVSCGLIWLVTLMVQVWRFGLIEANRRRLMCLSMFWHFLDVVWIGVFTFVYLLGVLR; via the coding sequence ATGACTGTCGCTGTCAATCCCTCGCAGACCGGCGAGCCGGTCTTCTACCTCGCCGACGAGCACCCGCATCCGGAAGGCTACAGCACCTCGCTTGGCTTCTGGATCTACCTGATGAGCGACTGCCTCATCTTCGCGATGCTGTTCGCCGCCTTCGGGGTGCTTGGCGCCAACTACGCCGCCGGGCCCGCGCCGAAGGATCTGTTCGACCTCGATCTCGTCGCGGTCAACACCTCGATGCTGCTGCTGTCATCGATCACCTATGGCTTTGCCATGCTGACGATGCAGCAGAACAAGATCGCCCAGACCCAGATGTGGCTCCTGATCACCGGCCTGTTCGGCGCCGCCTTCATCGGCATCGAGCTCACCGAGTTCGCCCACATGATCCATGAGGGGGCCACGCCTCAGCGCAGCGCCTTCCTGTCCGCCTTCTTCACCCTGGTCGGCACCCACGGCCTGCACGTCTCCTGCGGCCTGATCTGGCTGGTGACGCTGATGGTGCAGGTTTGGCGTTTCGGTCTGATCGAGGCCAACCGCCGTCGCCTGATGTGCCTGTCGATGTTCTGGCACTTCCTCGACGTGGTCTGGATCGGCGTCTTCACCTTCGTCTACCTCTTGGGAGTTCTGCGATGA